In Nomascus leucogenys isolate Asia chromosome 3, Asia_NLE_v1, whole genome shotgun sequence, the genomic window ATtaagttgaaaattatttggGTTGCAGGGtaaaaaaatgaaagcttatAAATTAATACATTGGCTGTTATATGGACTTGGCTGtaatctgtactaaaaaaattaagtttctgtttctctgatatTCCACATTTCGTGAGACTGGCTGAGTGAATTTTCACATTTAAAGGGTAACTTGGGATTATCTgccttaaaataaagaaatacactcTGAAAGGCATAAGTAAGAGACACTTAGAGAGAATCATCCTCCACAGCAGCCAAAGCAAGAATAACAGGAGGCCTAACATGGTGCCAGTTGGAAACTTTGTGAATGGCAAGTATATGCTATGAATAGAAAGACTGTTTTGAAACATGAGTCCAAAGCAAAAGTCACTAAGCAGCCACTCCATATTGGCTGATCTGTAACTGGGCTGCTGCTTACGCGGGCACTCCATTTTGCAGGCTGCACAGTGAGTGGCAGCAGTTACCCGTGTTCATCAGTGACTGCTCAGTCTCCCTTGTATTTCCGTTTTTGAGAGTCATGGGAAAATGGCACATGACTTTAAAGGTTTTAAAGAGTGGAGTTCAAAACCTATCTGATTTGAATTTTGCTTGGATTTAGAGGTGGATTCCACTTTTTTcaagctattttaatttttttttttcctttggatacacTCAAGAAATCATACCAGGCAGTTGCCACACTGAGGACAGTTTTTAATGCCACATCAGCAGgagctaaaaatatataattttgagaaaatttaaaaagccataaaaaatgcCTAACTACTTGAAGGCTGattagcaacaacaacagcaaaaagcaTGCCTTCTTCAGGGCAACTGAGACTGCTCCCCAGAGAGAAGCATGTTTGGGTGCCCAGAGCATAGACTATCACCGTGCAGAGATGCTAAAACAATGGTTTAGTAGGAGACCTGTGCCACTGCCCATTGGAGAGGCATACGCATTTCGTGAGCAGTCACATCTAAAGTCTAGGTCAAGGAATATTTGGCTCAAAAATTGAACAGAAACTTGTTATGTGTATAGCTGTCATTTCATGAGGCTAGggatttttgcctgttttatatACTTCTGTCCCCAGGGTCTTgaagagtgtctggcacataagtgggcatgtaaaatattttatggacAGGAAGGGAAAGAGTTATTTCTAACATAGACTCCAGTGATGCTAAGAAATCCAAACCTGAAATTTGTTACTGTTTTAAGTCCTTAAATGATAATGAGCCTAAAGGTATATTATATGGTGGTGGCCAAGTCATACTGAAACTTATTACTGCTTCCTTCCCCTTGCTCTCAGAACAGGAgaaatcttttttattaataGCATGACACCTGTTTTTCAATATTGGCATATTTTACATGATGTCTTTTGTGCTACTGGAGTATTTCAAGAGTACTGCTGTCCCAACTTTAAAAATCCACAGACAGGTTTAGGGATAGATCTGGGTTTTATGGGGGCCTGGAGCTTATAAACTTCGGgtctcttcctttaaaaaaagaaatgcaaattctgaatAGAAAACTAGGTACAGTGCTTTGGAAGGACTTGTGCAGATGAGGAATCTTGGAGCTTAAGGTTACCGTTATCTTCCTGGTAATTTGCCCTCATTTTATTCCTCcattcagaaaacatttgttaTAGACACTTCAGATCAGATTGTGACTATCAAGGAAGCAAATGATTGCATCAGTTGCTAAGTGAGTGCACCACAATTATTAGAAACTTCAAAACTGTCTTATGAACTCTGTCACTCataatagaaatgataaaaatgtaatacatggccacagaaataataatagtaaagagaacttaacatttattgagcccttagGACCTCCTGAACACTATGTTGAGGggcttatctcatttaatcctcagaatagCCCTATAAGCAGTATAATTATCCCTGcattacagataaagaaactgagggtcagagatgTCAAATGATTCCCTCATACTACTAGTAGTGGCAGAGTTAAGATTCTAGTTGGAGCAGTTAGATGCCAGAGTCCTTCCTCATAAAAAGCCAACAGAATATTTGGTGAGGATATTTCAGAGAGCCAGCAACTGATGAGGCTGGACCAAAGCCACAAAAAGTAAGATCTGATTCTTTGGACCTGGAAGGACGTCTTTAAAAGATAACAGAAATCTGTTGTCGCAAAATCCCTGATGTGTTTGTCTCAGAGAGAATGGtggcttcttttgtttgtttgtttgttttttaactaggTTAATCACAATATGGGACAGAAAACTGCAAAACAAATTTCCGtccttccattttattccttcatATTGATAGTAAATCATGAGCAGTACAGCCGGCTTCTCTATTTTAAGCATCTTTTGAAGGAACTGGTCTTGGCTCAATATATGTGCTAAAATAGACTGTGCCATGGAGATCAATAGTGAATATGTACTTGAGTATTATACTTTTAGCAAATGATAACAATTCTGctattttaagtcattttattaAACTTAATGGTTCTCTCTACTAATGGACTGTATAGCTAATGCTAAATATTATCTTGAACTTGACCATTAGTTTCCCAAATACAGTATTGTTACTTTAAAAAGctatacatttttgttaaattgttaggattatatttcatttaatattattttagcaaacagtattaaactaaaaagtaggATATCCTTTTTACTACGATACCTTCCTCCAACTACTTACATagcttaaaaatttttctttagttattttccTGCTCCTTAGACAAGACGCCCTCTGAAAGCTTTGTCCGTTAAATATAGGTGAAACATGCAGTTTTATTCTCTAATTGGTATAGCTTCAAATATGGTATTTTAATCCTAAACTGCTTGCAAAGTATGTTAGGTTTTTAACATTATTGAGCAATGCTTTACTGAATTGCATGTTTTTTTAGACAAAACTACTCATATATTAGAGAATCAAGGCTCTGTTTTCTTTACCTATAGGTGTATGTTGTAACAAACTTGTTTAAACAGCTTTTAaacttctaaacttttttttttacttacacaagtgaagattttaattattttataacagGTTCATTCTATGccattttagatttaaaaaaaaaaagtttagatggACTGTTCCCAAAccattgttataattattaggCACCTGGAATGTCTTCTAATggtcttaaaattatttctatggtTATTCTACATGTGTAAATTAATCTTTTTCCTCATAGAAGAAAAGATGTGGAGTGGGCTGCTACCTCCTGGCCTAAATGAAAGTGATGCTGAGTCAAACTCAGAAGATGAAGCTACGTTGGAGAACTCTGGACTTAACTTACAGGAAGATAAAGAGGATGAGAgcatcagaaaaacagaaatcatagaTTTCTCAACAGATGAACCAAAAACTGAAACAGAGTCAAATGTAAATGCCTATGAAGAGTGTCCTTCTGGAATTCCCATAGATATGTGGAATGTAGGTTTTCTCTGAAATGCTCTTGCTACAGCCTGTGCGTGTGCACAcgcctctgtgtgtctctgccctGGTCAGAGTGTGCATGTGTTCTTGGGACTTAACAGGGAGGGAGATGGACTCAGAATGCTTTTACTGTTCTCCGAAGCATCGGCCACTTAgatacttgttttattttgttttgtttttcatagaaagacgaagggggaaaaaaacccaaaccactATGTAGGATTAGCTGTTTGCCTAGCGTGGTACATGAGGagtttctgtctttattttatcttttatttatcttttttgttatcTACATGAGCTTCACTCTCAAATTATCAAATGACTTATTTCAAAACAAGTGAATATCAAAACTCAGGTTGTGAGTCTCAGAGAATAGAGCATCTCAAGAACTGACTACCATCATTAAATTGGTATCCTTATACACGctgaaatataattgttttattacttcattattttttaaatgcatgttttTCTGGAAAGTATATttgcttctcaatttttttttcttttacatagaaATTTCAAGAATTGCATAAAAAACATTCTGAACAGAAAAGCACAACCTCAAGAttcagagggaaaagaagaaaacgcTCCAGaaaaggtgttttgttttaattcaggTTGTTAGTCGTGCTAATGCTAAGTTGTGACTGAgtttaaccatttttttaaaatatggttttgaAATTACAGAAGTTAGGTATTGACACTTTGTGAATTCTTTTCAGATAAattgaagaatgaaaaagaatttcaTAGGTAGGTAGAATTTAAAATAGTTATCTATTTTAGACCATTGTAGAAATTGTTGAACTAATTGTTTCTGATAGTAATCAAACATATGAACTAGTAATTGTAGTAACCGATTAAAAACAGTAAAAGTAAAGACAGTATATATTGTATAAAACAAAACTTACTATCTTCTTTTAGTGAACCGTCCTCAAATGAAACCCATTGGAAAGAGCTTACTCAGTATTTTGGAGTCAATGATAGATTTGACCCgcctgttaaaaggaaaaaagttgagAAGGTAATATCTTTGTTATTGCATCTCATACCAACTGGTAGGATACGTTTGTGATTAACTTTGCCTAAAGTACTTGtcctcattaattcattcagttaAAAAGTTAAGATGCCTACTGTGTACCACAAAAGGTGCTAGATCAGTAAATATATAgttacaaattattaaaaaactGTTAAGAGAAAGAACAGGTTGTtgtgaaaacattaaaatgggGGCTTCACTTTAGCATGGATGGTCAGGGAAGCCTTCCATAGAAGGTGCCATGTCACTGAGACCTGAAGGGTGGTAAAAACTGTCTATATAAAGAATGCTAGCGCAGAGGCATGGGTAAAGATCCTAGGGAAGAGTCGTCCTGGGACATTCCAGTAACCGTAGGAAGGCCAGCCTGGCTGGAATGGGGTCAGTGAGGAGGAGGGTAGCCCACTGTCTGATTATAGAGGCAGGCAGTCAGTGACCAAATTGTGTAGGACCTCAAAGGGCTTAGTAAAGAAATGGGTTTTATTCACAATGCAGTTGAGAGTCATAAAGGCTTTTAAGTCAAGGGAATGACATGACCTATGTTAAAAAGATTCGTATGACTGTTACCTGGTGAACTGATTGTGAGGCAGCAAAAATAGATGAGAACAGAACAGTTAAGAGACTTCTAGGCATAAGATGATGATGGATTGAACCAGAATGGTTCtgctgaagaaggaaaaaagtggaTGGATTTGAGGCATATTGTAAAAGTAAAATTGATGATATTTGCCTCTGGATTGCTTGCGAGGTGATAGGGTTTAGGGCGTATGGAAGGAGAGAGAATCATTCAAAGCTTTGGCTTAAGCAGTGGTGTGAATAATGATGTTACGAAGAGAAatttggggaagggaaaggatTGAGAGTGGGACCTAGCTAAAGTTCAGTTTGGGACTTGAGTGTTACTAGAAAGCAGGAGCAGAGTTGATGGTTAGTATAATGACCTTGAGATGCACATTTGTCAGTCTCTAGACATACTAATACTTAGTAGAGGCTTGTGTGAATGAGTAACTCACTTATTCACACAGGGAAATGTTGGAGCATGAAAGTCAAGTGCTGAGTGGTAGAGCTGGAGGCGCAGGGGGCCAGTTGAAGCCCAAGTATATTGTATCCTGTGTGTAATAGACAGATGCCTCTTTCATGGATCATTGCTGTAGACTATTGTGTGTACCTAGAGACCTTTGTCATTTTCTGATCCATCTGTATTTCTTCCAAAGTATCTCTGATTTTAAATCCATCATTGCATGGTACTGTGTCATTGAGGGTGCACACATTAAGGAACTGTCAAAACAGAATTTTGCGTGTAATTTATATTCATCCATATAAATTACATCTGGCTAAGGAAGTTATGGCGGTTTTCTAAACTTAAGGAGCCTGAGCTGGCTGGGCTTCTATCTGTCTAGGATTTTTCCTGCGTTTAATATTCCACAAATAAACACAAGcataagaggaaaggaaggactTAGTGAAGCCAGATTCTTGCATGTTTCATGTTCTCTTGGTAGTTCAGTATAATTGCATGCCAGCAGGTTGCCACTCTTCTTTGGTTTGGGATGGTTGGTTTAAATGGTACTCCTTTGGCTGTCCTCCTAAAGTTTCTACTGCAAATCCAACAGagtaaataaactttaaagaatGTCCACATTGGAGATGCTgagataaaaactaaataaatgttaagtcCAGCACATAGTAGCGACTGCTCATGAAATCTAGAGATGATTATGAAAATCTGTGATGCAGTTAGAACAAAACTAGCATGGATTTCCATCCactattttgtttctctggagcaGAGGCTGATCTGTTACCATATCTGAGAgaacctttttattttgtattcagtCAACCCTCTAGaatggtaaaacaaaacaaacttcttAATATGTGTCTATcgtgcagtcttttttttttccctccttttttcttttttggaacaCTGCCAAGCTGAAACTGTTGCTCAACCAAGAATGTCTGTTTACAGCACTGCCGTCACCTGCCTCTCAGACAATGCAGAggcttgtattttttaaacataatcttCCTAATATCCAAAGCTGTTTTAAAGTGTTCTTTGTATTAAATACAGCTATAATTGTGTTTCTGGCAGCAGTTCTGGGACTTACTAGTAATTCTGTAATcataacataattattttgaatctgTGGGAATTTCTTTAGAATAAATTTCACTCATTAATTTCACTATAAATGTCTGAAGTATTCTTTAGTTGAATCAGTTTGATTAGTCAGCAGTCATTATTGAAGTAGTTTTGTGTATACCTAATGGATACTTTTTGGCATGAAAAACCAGAGGTACTTTATTAAATGTTAGAGTAATTGTACAATGTCTTTGatgaatttttgaagttttttatgAGAGGAAACTGCTATTGTATAGTGTAGCTTTTTctagcttgtttttttgtttgtttgtttgtttgtttgtttttagcagaGTGCTTTTTCCAAACAGACTGTTACATGTTCTCCAATACAGTTAAAAGGCTGGCTTCCTTgagtgggtggagggaggggcatAGGGATGTGGAGGGAGGGGCATAGGGATGTGGAGGGAGGAGGTATAGGAGAGGGAGGTTTAGGAGTGTGGTGAAAGAGGTATGGGGAGTGTTGCAGTGGGACCATGAAGATCCCCTGGTATCAGTTGCAAACCATTGCCTCTCGGTTCCTATGTGATTCCTGTGGGGTAGGTTGATAGGTCCAGTGTTATTCTCATagtacagataaagaaactgaagctcagcaTAATTTGCCTAAGAAAACAAACCAGGTGAGAAGTGAAATGAGACTTTAAACCCAAGTCGTTTGGTCCCAAATCTAGATTTTTTCTGAACCTGGTTTTTATTTACCTGactcatatgattttttttttttttttttttgagacagagtcttgctctgttgcccaggctggaatgcagtggtacgatctcagcttactgcatcctccacttcccaggttcaaacgattcttctacctcagcctcttgtagctgggactagaggtgtgcgccatcatgcccagctgatttttgaatttttagtagagatggggattcaccatattggccaggctggtctcgaactcctgacctcgtgatccgcctgccttggcctcccaaagtgctggaattacaggcatgagccattgcacccagccgaCTCAAGTGATTTTAAGTGggtatgattatatatatatatatatacaaagttaacaaaattatgaataaatatatgatttaCATTTATGTATGAAAGTACCTCTTCTGCCCCTCCACTGCCTTTCTTTATGAAGAGATTGCCTCATTTTTTTCCTAGATATTTAGGTTCAGTAATGCAAACTTCAATGGATAATTCATTTGTGTGAagctttaaaaattgaatatattaactgaataaatatgtaatagcagaattttcatataaatatattgtgGTATAGTTTGACTTTAAAAGCTTTAACCACATATAAAAGATATTCTACATATGCACATATAGATGTTAGCCCACAATGTTAAACCAACTACCCATACATTTCTTAGATATTTGTAGTCCTGTCTTCTTAGACATCTATAGTAAAACTTTATTAATTGGCAGTTGTTGCCTCGTAGGTTAGATACTTCGTTTAGATAAATTTTTCACCTGTAGCCAAATTGCCATTCCTAGGTTTGTCTGTGTTGAGATATATCATAAATCATGTTTTGATTCTAGCCAAAAGGCAACTTAGAAGCACACCAAGGCACTGCAGGCTATCAGTAGCTCCGCTGTGCCTCCTGCCACTCCTATACTACGGAAGACATTCTAGATAAGTCAAATAAAGGCTACTCTTGAGTCCAgcttaaaacttttcaaaaagccTTAATACTCAGACTCTGTTTTATGAGACTGCTTACTGACAAAGTGGAATGCTTGGGTCTTGTACTTCGGTCTGAGCTTGAAGAAGTATGATGCAGTCTGTAGCCTTATAGAGATAAGCCTTCTCTTTTGCACTAATGGTATCCTGATATTTAGGTTTAATAATAGGAGCaccttattatttattgaatgactacTATATTCTAAAAACGTGgctaggtattttatatatatgttctttGACTCATCATAATCTTGTAGAGAATGTggtgttattctcattttattgcatGTGAGATAACTGCAACCCACAGAGGTTTAGAAACTCACTCAGGGTTGCTTAGTTCATAAGTGGAGGAGCTAGTCTGAACCTAGGTCTGACCCTGCCAGCTGTGCTCTTTGTGAGCTGCTGTGAACTTAACAGTCTTTAAGGAGATGGGCATGTTTTACTAAGTGTTTTGAGTGTATTTGGAGTATTAATAAGTTCTTATGGAAACAAAGTTTGAGTGTACATGGAACCAGGAGTTTTTCAGAGCTAAAAGAAGCTATTacattttacttaaataaattgtcagaaagagaaaaggtctaaaaacaaagttgaaaatgTGATAGAAacctagaatttttatttctaggagGGTTACTCATTCAAGCCAGTCTTCTCATTATctttgaggaaacagaggcttaggAGTCAACTATGTCATTACCCAGAGCTTTGACCACATCTCCTGTCTTCTAGTCCTGTGCACTTTCCACTGTAATATGCTATTACCTTTAGATTCTGCTCTGAATGGCTGGGGGAATGGACAGGCAATAAGAATGGAAGCTGTTAGTGAGCAGTTGCTGAGATGAAAGGTTGGAGCAGGTCTAGGTTGATTGCTTCCCTGCGTGAGATTGGATAAGTTCTGAGTTGAGGTATCAGGCTATGCAAGAATTTGTAGTGCAAGGAAACTTGTAGTTTGATATTAATGTTTTGTACAAATACATTTTGACACATACAAATATGTGTCAGTGACATTTGAGGCGATGCCTAATATTCTGCACAGGAAAGTGAGGCtgttgtatttacattttttaaagaaaataactattttcagtataaattaaataaagttcTAGGTGCAGGTACTATTTTAAGCTCTGGGAGCCCAAGATGGAGAAGATACTCTCCATGCCCTTGTGGAATGTATATGTTCTAGTAccaggatagatgtatatataaatgagTACAATACATGCACCTTTTTTTAACCATAGGGGCATTATTACTTCAATATTACAGTTGTGAATTGTCTTGGAAGCTTCTCAGAGTAGTTGGTAtgtgggttagggttagggttagggttagggtaaTAAATGTTCCCAGTTTGAGTGGGGTCCTTTCACTATGAAGGCAAACGTGGATGACTGCAGTATGAATATCAGCTCAGTAGCACAGACTGAATGAATGTCTTCTATGTAGAAGGAACTGGGCTGTATTCTGGGACACACCAAGCCAGTGACACACAGCCTGCTCCCACTGAGTATAGGACCCAAGAGGAGAGAATACACAACTTGCTGTAGTGTGTCAGACAAGTTAGGTGCTGAAGGGACACAAGGTACAGCAACAGCACAGAGTGGAGAGCCTGGTGTGGGGTTTGAGGAGGGTGATGGGGTCATAGGAATGTAGGGCTGAGGAGCTCTGCATAGATAGAGAAGGTAAAATTTGACG contains:
- the FAM204A gene encoding protein FAM204A — its product is MWSGLLPPGLNESDAESNSEDEATLENSGLNLQEDKEDESIRKTEIIDFSTDEPKTETESNVNAYEECPSGIPIDMWNKFQELHKKHSEQKSTTSRFRGKRRKRSRKDKLKNEKEFHSEPSSNETHWKELTQYFGVNDRFDPPVKRKKVEKSGLEKRIDQAVEEWNIEKAEELSNQLATRELGVKIAKAVACHNFVKAKKEVENSQAARKKKKLAWGFEAKKRWETKSNMGYM